One genomic window of Mus musculus strain C57BL/6J chromosome 4, GRCm38.p6 C57BL/6J includes the following:
- the Creb3 gene encoding cyclic AMP-responsive element-binding protein 3, with the protein MDPGGQDLLALDPGDQDLLGFLLEESGDLWAATEPDVKAPLDLELSPSENSVQELSDWEVEDLLSSLLSPSVSRDVLGSSSSSILHDHNYSLPQEHVSIDLDTESFEKEGFHVTPLPGEERAAEQEMSRLILTEEEKKLLEKEGLTLPSTLPLTKVEEQVLKRVRRKIRNKRAAQESRKKKKVYVVGLESRVLKYTAQNRELQNKVQRLEEQNLSLLDQLRKLQAMVIEIANKTSSGSTCVLVLVFSFCLLLVPAMYSSDARGSVPAEYVVLHRKLRALPSEDDHQPKPSALSSELPMDSTHQSLDSSEHMFLVSSNFSCVLYHAPQAEQPLHWPLWDLSSEMLFSDSNLLLQANLSESEGWQPNHSPSLVIFQGRYSG; encoded by the exons ATGGATCCTGGTGGTCAGGATCTGCTAGCTTTGGATCCCGGTGATCAGGACCTGCTGGGCTTCCTGCTAGAGGAAAGCGGAGATTTGTGGGCTGCGACTGAGCCGGACGTGAAGGCTCCGCTGGACTTAGAGCTGTCACCTTccgag AACTCCGTGCAAGAACTGAGCGACTGGGAGGTAGAGGATTTACTGAGCTCTCTGCTCAGTCCCTCAGTATCGCGGGATGTTCTCGGCTCTTCCAGCTCTTCCATTCTCCATGATCACAACTACTCCCTTCCACAGGAGCACGTCTCCATAGATCTAG ATACTGAGAGCTTCGAAAAGGAGGGGTTCCACGTGACTCCACTGCCAGGGGAGGAAAGAGCAGCGGAACAG GAGATGTCTAGGCTGATACTGACCGAGGAAGAGAAGAAGCTCTTGGAGAAGGAGGGGCTCACTCTGCCCTCAACCCTTCCTCTCACTAAG GTGGAGGAACAAGTTCTGAAACGAGTGCGGAGGAAGATTCGTAACAAGAGAGCAGCTCAAGAAAGCCGCAAGAAGAAGAAGGTGTATGTCGTGGGGCTGGAGAGCAG GGTCTTGAAATACACAGCTCAGAATCGGGAGCTGCAGAACAAGGTGCAGCGTTTGGAGGAACAGAATCT GTCCCTTCTAGATCAACTGAGGAAGCTTCAAGCCATGGTGATTGAGATAGCCAACAAAACCAGCAGCGGCAGCACTTGTGTTCTG GTCCTCGTGTTCTCCTTCTGTCTTCTCCTGGTACCCGCTATGTACTCCTCTGATGCAAGGGGAAGTGTGCCCGCGGAGTATGTTG TGTTGCACCGCAAGCTTCGTGCCCTCCCCAGCGAGGACGATCATCAGCCGAAGCCATCTGCTCTATCGTCAGAGCTACCCATGGACAGCACACACCAGTCACTGGACAGCTCAGAACATATGTTCTTGGTCTCCAGCAACTTTTCCTGTGTACTGTACCACGCGCCTCAGGCAGAGCAGCCCCTGCACTGGCCACTCTGggatctttcttcagagatgctCTTCTCCGACTCCAACCTTCTCCTGCAGGCAAACCTTTCAGAAAGCGAGGGATGGCAACCTAACCACAGCCCTTCTTTGGTCATCTTTCAGGGCAGGTATTCAGGTTAG
- the Gba2 gene encoding non-lysosomal glucosylceramidase isoform X1, with product MGGLCTSKFCPWSFQMSCAAGTGACVVTLLSTTPSIPEPGRSISFLARMSPSPVARSHLSCLMTTSSLPVGVFVWDVENEGDETLDVSITFSMRNGLGGEDDAAGSLWNEPFRLEQGGTTVQGLLLHHPTPPNPYTMAVAARCTADTTVTHTTAFDPNGTGQQVWQDLLQDGQLDSPAGQSTPTQKGEGIAGAVCVSSKLLPRSRCCLEFSLAWDMPKIMFGAKSQVHYRRYTRFFGSDGDVAPALSHYALCHYADWEDRISAWQNPVLDDRTLPAWYKSALFNELYFLADGGTVWLEVPADSLPEGLGGSMRQLRSTLQDYGRFGYLEGQEYRMYNTYDVHFYASFALVMLWPKLELSLQYDMALATLKEDLTRRRYLMSGVVAPVKRRNVIPHDIGDPDDEPWLRVNAYLIHDTADWKDLNLKFVLQIYRDYYLTGDQGFLEDMWPVCLAVMESEMKFDKDQDGLIENGGYADQTYDAWVTTGPSAYCGGLWLAAVAVMVQMAVLCGAQDVQERFASILCRGREAYERLLWNGRYYNYDSSSHPQSRSIMSDQCAGQWFLRACGLGEGDTEVFPTLHVVRALQTIFELNVQAFAGGAMGAVNGMHPHGVPDRSSVQSDEVWVGVVYGLAATMIQEGLTWEGFRTAEGCYRTVWERLGLAFQTPEAYCQQQVFRSLAYMRPLSIWAMQLALQQQQHKKSRRPSVTQGTGLSTQPECGPKRSLANLNSE from the exons ATGGGCGGACTGTGTACCAGCAAGTTCTGTCCTTGGAGCTTCCAAATGTCCTGCGCAGCTGGAACTGGGGCCTGTGTGGTTACTTTGCTTTCTACCACGCCCTCTATCCCCGAGCCTGGACGGTCTATCAGCTTCCTGGCCAGAATGTCACCCTCACCTGTCGCCAGGTCACACCTATCTTGCCTCATGACTACCAG CAGTCTCCCTGTAGGAGTCTTTGTGTGGGATGTAGAAAACGAAGGAGATGAGACTCTGGACGTTTCCATCACGTTCTCCATGCGGAATGGACTAGGAGGCGAAGATGATGCGGCCGGGAGTTTGTGGAATGAGCCCTTCCGCCTGGAACAGGGCGGGACGACTGTTCAGGGGCTCCTCTTGCATCATCCAACCCCTCCGAACCCCTACACCATGGCTGTGGCTGCACGATGCACG GCAGATACCACGGTAACCCACACCACAGCCTTTGACCCCAATGGCACTGGACAGCAGGTGTGGCAGGACCTACTTCAGGATGGACAGCTGGACTCCCCTGCTG GCCAAAGCACCCCAACACAGAAAGGAGAGGGTATCGCTGGGGCTGTATGCGTCTCTAGCAAGCTGTTACCTCGAAGCCGGTGCTGCTTGGAGTTCTCACTGGCTTGGGATATGCCTAAGATCATGTTTGGAGCTAAAAGCCAAGTCCACTACAG GCGGTATACACGGTTCTTTGGTTCAGATGGTGATGTGGCGCCTGCCCTGAGCCACTATGCACTGTGCCACTATGCAGACTGGGAGGACAGAATCTCAGCCTGGCAGAACCCAGTACTGGATGACAG AACCTTGCCTGCCTGGTACAAATCTGCACTGTTCAATGAACTGTACTTCCTGGCCGATGGAGGCACAGTGTGGCTGGAAGTTCCCGCAGACTCCCTACCAGAGGGGCTGGGAGGGAGTATGCGTCAGCTTCGCTCTACTCTGCAGGACTATGGGCGATTTGGCTATCTTGAAG gcCAGGAGTACCGCATGTACAACACATACGATGTCCACTTTTATGCGTCCTTTGCCCTCGTCATGCTGTGGCCCAAACTTGAGCTCAGTCTTCAGTATGATATGG CTCTGGCAACTTTGAAGGAGGACCTGACCCGGCGACGGTACCTGATGAGTGGAGTGGTGGCACCTGTGAAAAGGAGGAACGTCATCCCTCATGACATTGGGGATCCGG ATGATGAGCCATGGCTCCGGGTCAACGCATATTTGATTCATGATACTGCTGACTGGAAGGACCTGAACCTGAAGTTTGTATTGCAAATTTATCGGGACTATTACCTGACGGGTGATCAAGGCTTCCTGGAGGACATGTGGCCTGTGTGTCTG GCTGTGATGGAGTCCGAAATGAAGTTTGACAAGGACCAAGATGGACTCATTGAGAATGGAGGCTACGCAGACCAGACCTATGATGCATGGGTCACCACAGGCCCCAG TGCTTACTGCGGAGGGCTGTGGCTGGCGGCAGTGGCTGTAATGGTTCAGATGGCTGTTCTGTGTGGGGCCCAAGATGTCCAGGAGAGGTTTGCTTCCATTCTCTGCCGAGGCCGAGAAGCTTATGAGAGACTGCTGTGGAACG GACGCTATTACAACTACGACAGCAGCTCCCATCCTCAGTCTCGGAGCATCATGTCTGACCAGTGTGCTGGGCAGTGGTTCCTGAGGGCCTGCGGCCTGGGAGAAGGAGACACTGAA GTATTTCCTACCCTGCATGTGGTCCGTGCTCTCCAAACCATCTTTGAACTCAACGTCCAAGCCTTTGCAGGAGGAGCCATGGGGGCCGTGAACGGGATGCACCCTCATGGTGTCCCTGATAGATCCAGTGTGCAGTCTGATGAAGTCTGGGTGGGTGTGGTCTATGGGCTGGCAGCCACCATGATCCAAGAG GGCCTGACTTGGGAAGGTTTCCGGACAGCTGAAGGCTGTTACCGCACTGTATGGGAACGCCTGGGCCTGGCTTTCCAGACCCCAGAGGCATACTGCCAGCAACAAGTGTTCCGCTCCCTGGCCTACATGCGGCCACTGAGCATCTGGGCCATGCAGCTGGCCCTGCAACAGCAGCAGCATAAAAAGAGCCGCAGGCCATCAGTCACACAAGGCACGGGACTAAGCACACAGCCTGAATGTGGACCAAAGAGATCGCTGGCAAACCTCAATTCAGAGTGA
- the Gba2 gene encoding non-lysosomal glucosylceramidase — protein MVTCVPASEQVGCAERDSQVYCEDTGGTEAVRVTDCGSPEDSGPQDEPSYCNSEDSGQLMASYEGKARGYQVPPFGWRICLAHEFAEKRRPFQANNISLSNLVKHLGMGLRYLKWWYRKTHVEKKTPFIDMLNSLPLRQIYGCPLGGIGGGTITRGWRGQFCRWQLNPGMYQHQTVIADQFIVCLRRDGRTVYQQVLSLELPNVLRSWNWGLCGYFAFYHALYPRAWTVYQLPGQNVTLTCRQVTPILPHDYQDSSLPVGVFVWDVENEGDETLDVSITFSMRNGLGGEDDAAGSLWNEPFRLEQGGTTVQGLLLHHPTPPNPYTMAVAARCTADTTVTHTTAFDPNGTGQQVWQDLLQDGQLDSPAGQSTPTQKGEGIAGAVCVSSKLLPRSRCCLEFSLAWDMPKIMFGAKSQVHYRRYTRFFGSDGDVAPALSHYALCHYADWEDRISAWQNPVLDDRTLPAWYKSALFNELYFLADGGTVWLEVPADSLPEGLGGSMRQLRSTLQDYGRFGYLEGQEYRMYNTYDVHFYASFALVMLWPKLELSLQYDMALATLKEDLTRRRYLMSGVVAPVKRRNVIPHDIGDPDDEPWLRVNAYLIHDTADWKDLNLKFVLQIYRDYYLTGDQGFLEDMWPVCLAVMESEMKFDKDQDGLIENGGYADQTYDAWVTTGPSAYCGGLWLAAVAVMVQMAVLCGAQDVQERFASILCRGREAYERLLWNGRYYNYDSSSHPQSRSIMSDQCAGQWFLRACGLGEGDTEVFPTLHVVRALQTIFELNVQAFAGGAMGAVNGMHPHGVPDRSSVQSDEVWVGVVYGLAATMIQEGLTWEGFRTAEGCYRTVWERLGLAFQTPEAYCQQQVFRSLAYMRPLSIWAMQLALQQQQHKKSRRPSVTQGTGLSTQPECGPKRSLANLNSE, from the exons ATGGTAACCTGCGTCCCGGCCTCAGAGCAGGTCGGCTGTGCCGAAAGAGATTCCCAAGTTTATTGTGAAGATACTGGCGGCACTGAGGCTGTGCGGGTTACAGACTGCGGGAGCCCCGAGGATAGTGGACCCCAGGATGAACCAAGCTACTGCAATTCAGAGGACTCTGGGCAGCTGATGGCCTCCTACGAGGGTAAAGCTAGGGGCTACCAGGTGCCTCCTTTTGGCTGGCGGATCTGCTTGGCTCACGAGTTTGCAGAGAAGAGGAGACCTTTTCAAGCTAACAACATCTCTCTCAGTAATTTGGTAAAGCACCTCGGTATGGGCTTGAG GTACTTGAAGTGGTGGTACCGAAAGACCCACGTGGAAAAGAAGACCCCTTTCATCGACATGCTCAATTCTCTACCCCTGAGACAGATCTATG GTTGTCCCCTGGGTGGCATTGGAGGAGGCACTATCACCCGGGGCTGGAGAGGCCAGTTCTGTCGTTGGCAGCTCAACCCTGGAATGTACCAGCACCAGACAGTCATTGCAGACCAA TTTATAGTATGCTTGCGTCGAGATGGGCGGACTGTGTACCAGCAAGTTCTGTCCTTGGAGCTTCCAAATGTCCTGCGCAGCTGGAACTGGGGCCTGTGTGGTTACTTTGCTTTCTACCACGCCCTCTATCCCCGAGCCTGGACGGTCTATCAGCTTCCTGGCCAGAATGTCACCCTCACCTGTCGCCAGGTCACACCTATCTTGCCTCATGACTACCAG GACAGCAGTCTCCCTGTAGGAGTCTTTGTGTGGGATGTAGAAAACGAAGGAGATGAGACTCTGGACGTTTCCATCACGTTCTCCATGCGGAATGGACTAGGAGGCGAAGATGATGCGGCCGGGAGTTTGTGGAATGAGCCCTTCCGCCTGGAACAGGGCGGGACGACTGTTCAGGGGCTCCTCTTGCATCATCCAACCCCTCCGAACCCCTACACCATGGCTGTGGCTGCACGATGCACG GCAGATACCACGGTAACCCACACCACAGCCTTTGACCCCAATGGCACTGGACAGCAGGTGTGGCAGGACCTACTTCAGGATGGACAGCTGGACTCCCCTGCTG GCCAAAGCACCCCAACACAGAAAGGAGAGGGTATCGCTGGGGCTGTATGCGTCTCTAGCAAGCTGTTACCTCGAAGCCGGTGCTGCTTGGAGTTCTCACTGGCTTGGGATATGCCTAAGATCATGTTTGGAGCTAAAAGCCAAGTCCACTACAG GCGGTATACACGGTTCTTTGGTTCAGATGGTGATGTGGCGCCTGCCCTGAGCCACTATGCACTGTGCCACTATGCAGACTGGGAGGACAGAATCTCAGCCTGGCAGAACCCAGTACTGGATGACAG AACCTTGCCTGCCTGGTACAAATCTGCACTGTTCAATGAACTGTACTTCCTGGCCGATGGAGGCACAGTGTGGCTGGAAGTTCCCGCAGACTCCCTACCAGAGGGGCTGGGAGGGAGTATGCGTCAGCTTCGCTCTACTCTGCAGGACTATGGGCGATTTGGCTATCTTGAAG gcCAGGAGTACCGCATGTACAACACATACGATGTCCACTTTTATGCGTCCTTTGCCCTCGTCATGCTGTGGCCCAAACTTGAGCTCAGTCTTCAGTATGATATGG CTCTGGCAACTTTGAAGGAGGACCTGACCCGGCGACGGTACCTGATGAGTGGAGTGGTGGCACCTGTGAAAAGGAGGAACGTCATCCCTCATGACATTGGGGATCCGG ATGATGAGCCATGGCTCCGGGTCAACGCATATTTGATTCATGATACTGCTGACTGGAAGGACCTGAACCTGAAGTTTGTATTGCAAATTTATCGGGACTATTACCTGACGGGTGATCAAGGCTTCCTGGAGGACATGTGGCCTGTGTGTCTG GCTGTGATGGAGTCCGAAATGAAGTTTGACAAGGACCAAGATGGACTCATTGAGAATGGAGGCTACGCAGACCAGACCTATGATGCATGGGTCACCACAGGCCCCAG TGCTTACTGCGGAGGGCTGTGGCTGGCGGCAGTGGCTGTAATGGTTCAGATGGCTGTTCTGTGTGGGGCCCAAGATGTCCAGGAGAGGTTTGCTTCCATTCTCTGCCGAGGCCGAGAAGCTTATGAGAGACTGCTGTGGAACG GACGCTATTACAACTACGACAGCAGCTCCCATCCTCAGTCTCGGAGCATCATGTCTGACCAGTGTGCTGGGCAGTGGTTCCTGAGGGCCTGCGGCCTGGGAGAAGGAGACACTGAA GTATTTCCTACCCTGCATGTGGTCCGTGCTCTCCAAACCATCTTTGAACTCAACGTCCAAGCCTTTGCAGGAGGAGCCATGGGGGCCGTGAACGGGATGCACCCTCATGGTGTCCCTGATAGATCCAGTGTGCAGTCTGATGAAGTCTGGGTGGGTGTGGTCTATGGGCTGGCAGCCACCATGATCCAAGAG GGCCTGACTTGGGAAGGTTTCCGGACAGCTGAAGGCTGTTACCGCACTGTATGGGAACGCCTGGGCCTGGCTTTCCAGACCCCAGAGGCATACTGCCAGCAACAAGTGTTCCGCTCCCTGGCCTACATGCGGCCACTGAGCATCTGGGCCATGCAGCTGGCCCTGCAACAGCAGCAGCATAAAAAGAGCCGCAGGCCATCAGTCACACAAGGCACGGGACTAAGCACACAGCCTGAATGTGGACCAAAGAGATCGCTGGCAAACCTCAATTCAGAGTGA